The sequence AACGACGCCCGCGGATGGCAGCGTCCAGCGGCTATATTCCTTGGCTCCTGTCTGCAAGTTCTACACTAAGAATGATGATGGAGTTTCTCTGGCCCCTTTGTTGATCATGAATCTAGACAGGATCCTCTTGGAGACTAGGCAAgtaattatttcattatattATTAATGATCATTTGCATGgttccaatatatatataaatatttgaattatatatagTACAATTTAACTACCTGCTAGATCATGTTTGAtgacatatatatattgttattgATGATATATGAAGGAACCACCTAAAAGATGCAATTCTTGAGGGAGGAAATGCATTCGAGAATGCACATAAAATGAGTGCATTCGAGTATCTGGCCGAGGATCCTACGTTCAACAAGGTGTTTAACACCGGAATGTCCAATAATTCGacgattttgatgaagaaagttGTGGAGACATATGATGGATTCAATGGTTTGAAGACTTTGGTGGATGTTGGAGGTGGAACCGGAGCTTCACTGCACATGATCCTATCCAAATATCCAACTATAATGACCATTAACTTCGATTTGCCCCATGTTATTCTAAATGCCCCATCTTATGCCGGTATGCCATGATATCGAGATAATTACTTCTTGATCACTTTTAAGAAATCATGCACATATTAAAAATGAATCGATACGCAGGTGTGGAGAACATTGCTGGAGACATGTTTGTCAGCGTCCCAAAAGCCGACGCCATTTTTATGAAGGTGAAGTTATTCATGTAGTAGGAGAGACAACATATGTGTTACATATGCTGTGATATATACATGTGAAAACAGATGAATTTTAGGCGAGTAAAAATTAATCATAGTTGAAAAATATTGTCCTTTGTGTGATTTTTTTTCCCCATATGACTATTTTATGAGTTTCTTTTGTTATATCAACAGTGGATTCTTCATGATTGGAGTGACGAACATTGCTTGAAAATATTGAAAAGATGCTACGAAGCACTTCCCAATAATGGAAAAGTAATTGTTCTAGAAAATATAATTCCAGAGACCCCAAGTGAAGGGCTAATATGTAGTTTCCAACTCGATCTGGCTCTGTTGACCTTTAACCTTGGTGGAAAGGAAAGGACAGAAAAGGAATTTCACGTATTGGCAAAGCAAGCTGGCTTCAAAGAATCTCACACAATTTGTTGTGTTCTGCCATTTTGGGTTTTGGAATTCTGTAAATGAAAATTTATGTTTGAAGGGGGAAAAGGAGTGGGATTTAGCTTGCTAAGGATAATAATGTACTTTCCAactagattatttattttgtcaATTTGATCAAAATATCATAATTATTGTTTAGAATTAAAACTTTGTGCTCTCCCTTTGTATGCTTTAAGTTATTGGAGCAATGTTAGTATCATAATATTctctattaaattaaaattttagggTATtggtatattaaatttattttgtttttttggtaatattattatatgaatgataaatatttgtaaaaaaaccattaaagttaaaaatatatgtaagaaaattttaaaaattaacacaAAATGCACAAATTTATTATCCCATGCACTAGAGTCATGTTTGGACAAATACTTAtaaaacgtttttataaaagtaatttttataaattttttatgaaaattttaaaagttattgTAAGAGCAAATTAATATGAGTTTGAACAGTATTCTATAAATTAGATTTAACAATATATTTGGAgaaatagttttaaaaaaatgttgttacagttaaaataaatatttggatAATTATTCTATAAAAATTTTTTAGTTCTTGTTTAATCCTCATTTTTTATTCTAAACACACACatagacctggccaagggccgggttgGGCCCGGACCCGGCACGAAACCGGCCCGTGGTCAAAGGGCCCAACCCGGAACCGGGGCCGGACCGGCCATTAGGCGGTCCGATCCCGATTTTTCCTTTGGAAAACCGTCAACCCAACCCGCCGGGTTGGAACCGTCCAACCCGGCGGGTTGGACACATGGTGCCCATGGGGGCGCCCAGATGATCCAACGGCCGCTACCAAGTGGTCGTTGGATCTCTCAACGGCCACAATTTCGTGGCCGTTGACTGGCGTTGAGATCAACGGCCACGATTTCGTGGCCGTTGAAACCCGGCCATCTCGGCGGGTCCGGCGGGtctaccgaaatttttttttttaaaaaaaaaacctactttttatctataaatacccccaacctcctttcattttgtttacacaattctctcttcattctttctattctcaattccttttaatttcttgaattatcaaaaatatcaagtttcgattattggtttattgtcaattgttgatttattttcatatttatacaattacaaatgtccggagcgggatcaagtcgtaggggtgacaaaggaaaatgaaatgaaaagagcatcataccacccgaggtcgagtatcctcaattcaatgtcgatggctttgatcttgaatattccgatgatgaaattcaagaaattcgacaagaggcgcaacaaagaaaacaagttgaacaaccaccaccaccacgtcatcatgcaagtcaagaaagtatgaactatccggcggcctctcaaagacaaactcgagcggtgcctcgcccgacatccgatatcttcaccaaaTATTTTGATAAGGTGACGCTTCCCTTCGGTGATTTGCAAGtcaaatgcaaatattgttcaaaatgttacaaatttaaacaaggaggtggttatggaactttgacgcggcatatcgagaaaaatcatccggtggaaattggtattgatcgtggtcaaactcaaattccggcattctcttctcaatcgggtaatgaatctcaactatttaaatataacgaagctagatttagagaagaaacggctaaattttgtgcggttgaacaactttcttttagttttagcgataaattatattttgaaaattggctttctacaagtgcaaatccttctattagacgtattccaagaaatagtctcaaacgcacaatgaaaaagttagtcgttgatcaaaagaaagaattaattaaggaattttataatttgaataataaaatttctttgtattccgatatttggagtgatcattGGTAAAATTGTTCATATATGggtattacatgtcattggattgataataattggaacattcaaaaaaggttgcttgcatatagatgtttcaacgaatcacacacgacacaaaatatttcgcaacttatatttgttattttagaagaatatggtctaactaccaaagttttttcaatgtcttttgataatgctagtgcaaatacttctagtattagtgagcttattgaaatatgtaaaccaTCAATAGGTgacaaattttttcatattagatgcacatgtcatattttaaatttgtgtgttcaagatgggcTAAAACGTTTAGGCATacatattcaaccaattaggaacactattcattatttatggacgcATCCTCAAGTTATGAAACAATGGGGAAAATTTTGTAGAGTAAATGGTATGGAGCCTAAGCGGTTTGCACGAGATGTTCCAACTCgttggaattcaacatataaattattattatcctcttttgaatataaagatttattatgtacattttttcatcaatttgttcaagctcgtgatatttatttgttttcaaataaatggaacatatgcactagaatttgtgaaattttaaaagtttttaatgatgctagtgaccaattatccggtgtttattaccctacttcacatttagttttaacacattgttgcaacattgcttgtatttttcatgaacatgttaaaTCTAATGATAGTGTTTTATCTCAATGTATTCTCGTCATAAAAGCAAaatgggaaaaatattttttgctcattcttgaaattttttttatgtgcttttgttttagatcctagacttaaattagatggcttaagcgacatgttaacattatattatgaatttttggagcctattgcggaaacgattccttctatctcattgattttgtttaatattaaaactcatttacttgatatttataatgaatataacatcaaatatggtggacaaattgtttcacatgaaacacaatccactgcaactagtaatgttacttctaaacttactaaagcacaacttttattaaggaAACAGACGAAATGTCCACGAGGATCCTCAAGTTCCAGTcaggaacttgagaattattttaccactacttttgattttagtgttacagatgaggaaaacttcgacattttgagatggtggtcgcaaaaaatacaaatatatccaattttggctataatggcaaaagaaattctagctTGTCCAGTTTCAACAGTTGCAGTGGAGCAATCATTTAGTATTGGAGGAAATACATTGGACGAGAGACGTTCTAGCTTAAGGGCGAAAAAATTTGGAAGCACAATGTTtgctcaatgattggtcaaaagccgctactcgaacacaacatattcaaagtgatgaagaagaccaagatgataccgaaggaacatccgaaactacgacgggaggaaatgcgagtgaattagaataaaatgtaatagatttgtaatataagtcataagatgttgaaattctaatatattgtttatttaataaatgtaatagatttttattatggagatatgaaatatttgattgagattatttaaaaaatatgtctTATTaacaatttgtttaaaaattaaaaaaaaattgaagttaCTCACTTGCCCCTTCGAATTTAATTCAAAGGTTCACCAGCGCAATTCGAAGGGGCAACGCCCCAGCTCTGATTTGGAAGTGCTGGGGCGCTGACCCTTCGAATTTAATTCGAAGGATCAGCACCCCAATGCTAAAAAATCAGATTCGAAGGGTCAGCGCCCTAGCGCTGCAAAATCAGTGCTGGGGCGttgcgaaatttttttttaaaaattgcacGGGTTAGCCCGGATCCTGAACCGGCGGTTAATCGGACCAGGACCGGAACCGCCGGTTCACCAacccggaccggaaccggcCAAGGACGGACCGATTAAGGGTTGGCTAAATGTCAACCCGGACCCGGCCCGTGGCCAGGTCTACccacacacaaatatatatatatatatacatatatataaaagcaTATCCAAATGTTCTTTGAAAACTATATCAAGTATAACACCtt comes from Henckelia pumila isolate YLH828 chromosome 4, ASM3356847v2, whole genome shotgun sequence and encodes:
- the LOC140866517 gene encoding caffeic acid 3-O-methyltransferase 2-like, with product MELVNADEEDATFLFAMQLASASVLPFALKVAVELDLLELMKKKGPDAFVSPAELASQLPSSSNPDMHNMLDRILRLLASSSILKCRVLKTTPADGSVQRLYSLAPVCKFYTKNDDGVSLAPLLIMNLDRILLETRNHLKDAILEGGNAFENAHKMSAFEYLAEDPTFNKVFNTGMSNNSTILMKKVVETYDGFNGLKTLVDVGGGTGASLHMILSKYPTIMTINFDLPHVILNAPSYAGVENIAGDMFVSVPKADAIFMKWILHDWSDEHCLKILKRCYEALPNNGKVIVLENIIPETPSEGLICSFQLDLALLTFNLGGKERTEKEFHVLAKQAGFKESHTICCVLPFWVLEFCK